The Carnobacterium sp. 17-4 genome has a window encoding:
- the uvrA gene encoding excinuclease ABC subunit UvrA produces the protein MAHDKITVKGARSHNLKNIDVTIPRDKLVVVTGLSGSGKSSLAFDTLYAEGQRRYVESLSAYARQFLGQMDKPDVDSIDGLSPAISIDQKTTSKNPRSTVGTVTEINDYLRLLYARIGHPICPNDGTEISSQSVEQMVDRVLEYPEGTRIQLLAPIVVGKRGQHKKVFDKVKTEGYVRVRVNKEMYDITDDIELEKNKKHDIEIVIDRIVVKEGIRSRLFDSFEAALRLAEGYAIADIMGQEEVLFSEHYACPYCGFTVGELEPRLFSFNAPFGSCPDCDGLGIKLEVDVDLVVPDKSLSLKDGAILPWNPISSNYYPQMLEQACKHFNIDMTIPFEELPEEEQDFVLKGSKGELFHFHYKNDFGGVRDVDIPFEGVLTNIERRYRETSSDFTRDQMRLYMTELACQSCGGKRLNPEALSVKVAGKDIGEVCEYPIEKSMQFFEELSLSEHDVIIAKPILKEVNDRLSFLKNVGLNYLTLSRTAGTLSGGEAQRIRLATQIGSNLSGVLYILDEPSIGLHQRDNNRLIESLQKMRDLGNTLIVVEHDEDTMRAADYLIDIGPGAGEKGGEIMAIGTPEEVANNKNSLTGAYLSGKKFIPVPKERRAEDKGVIRVKGAAENNLKNVNVDFPLGRFVAVTGVSGSGKSSLVNSILKKTLSRDLNRSKQKPGKYKSLEGHKGLEKVIDIDQSPIGRTPRSNPATYTSVFDDMRDLFAQTNEAKIRGYKKGRFSFNVKGGRCEACRGDGILKIEMHFLPDVYVPCEICHGTRYNSETLEVRYKGKNISEVLNMTIEEAVVFFENVPKIRKKLQTIIDVGLGYVTLGQPATTLSGGEAQRMKLASELRKSSNGDNFYILDEPTTGLHTDDIARLLVVLNRLVEAGNTVLVIEHNLDVIKTADYVIDLGPEGGAGGGTIIATGTPEEVAKVKKSFTGQYLNEILKRDKKREKMIEQSIGN, from the coding sequence ATGGCACATGATAAAATTACTGTCAAAGGCGCGCGTTCACATAATCTGAAAAACATTGATGTAACGATACCAAGAGACAAACTAGTAGTTGTTACCGGATTATCAGGGTCAGGTAAGAGTTCTTTAGCTTTCGATACTTTATATGCTGAAGGACAAAGACGTTATGTTGAAAGTCTTTCAGCGTATGCTCGTCAATTTCTTGGTCAAATGGATAAACCAGATGTGGATAGTATAGATGGATTAAGTCCGGCTATCTCGATCGATCAAAAAACAACCAGTAAAAATCCACGTTCTACAGTAGGAACGGTAACGGAGATCAATGATTATTTAAGATTATTGTATGCTCGTATTGGTCATCCTATTTGTCCAAATGATGGTACGGAGATTTCTAGTCAGTCTGTTGAGCAAATGGTGGACCGTGTACTAGAATATCCTGAGGGAACAAGAATCCAATTACTAGCTCCTATTGTTGTTGGAAAAAGAGGTCAGCACAAGAAAGTTTTTGATAAAGTTAAAACTGAAGGCTACGTTCGTGTAAGAGTAAACAAAGAAATGTATGATATTACTGATGATATTGAGTTGGAAAAAAATAAAAAACACGATATTGAAATTGTTATTGACCGAATTGTAGTCAAAGAAGGCATCCGTTCGCGTTTATTTGATTCCTTCGAAGCAGCCTTACGCTTAGCAGAAGGGTATGCGATTGCGGATATTATGGGTCAAGAAGAAGTATTATTTAGCGAGCATTACGCATGTCCTTACTGTGGGTTTACTGTTGGTGAATTAGAACCTCGATTATTTTCATTTAATGCACCATTTGGTTCTTGTCCCGATTGTGATGGACTAGGCATTAAATTAGAGGTAGATGTTGATTTAGTTGTGCCAGATAAAAGCTTATCGTTGAAAGACGGAGCTATTTTGCCATGGAATCCGATTAGTTCAAATTATTATCCGCAAATGTTGGAACAAGCCTGTAAACATTTTAACATTGATATGACCATTCCATTTGAAGAATTGCCCGAAGAAGAACAAGATTTTGTTTTAAAAGGTTCAAAAGGAGAATTGTTCCATTTTCATTATAAAAATGATTTTGGCGGTGTACGTGATGTCGATATCCCATTTGAAGGTGTATTGACGAATATTGAAAGACGGTACCGTGAAACAAGCAGTGATTTTACAAGAGACCAAATGAGGTTGTACATGACGGAATTGGCTTGCCAATCTTGCGGTGGAAAACGATTAAATCCAGAAGCATTATCTGTAAAAGTTGCTGGAAAAGATATTGGGGAAGTTTGTGAATATCCGATTGAAAAATCGATGCAATTTTTCGAAGAATTATCTCTATCTGAGCATGATGTCATTATTGCAAAGCCTATCTTGAAAGAAGTAAACGATCGATTGAGTTTCTTGAAGAATGTTGGGTTGAATTATTTAACCCTAAGTCGAACTGCAGGTACTTTATCTGGGGGAGAAGCACAGCGTATTCGCCTGGCAACTCAGATTGGATCTAATTTGTCGGGTGTTTTATATATACTAGACGAGCCTTCAATAGGGCTGCATCAAAGAGATAACAATCGGCTTATTGAATCATTGCAAAAAATGCGTGATTTAGGAAACACACTGATTGTTGTTGAACATGATGAAGACACTATGAGAGCTGCCGATTATTTGATTGATATAGGTCCTGGTGCGGGTGAAAAAGGCGGAGAAATCATGGCCATCGGAACACCTGAAGAAGTCGCTAATAATAAGAATTCCTTAACAGGTGCTTACTTATCGGGGAAAAAATTCATACCTGTTCCTAAAGAGCGAAGGGCAGAAGATAAAGGTGTCATTCGTGTTAAAGGAGCAGCTGAGAACAACTTAAAAAATGTAAATGTTGATTTTCCACTAGGCCGTTTTGTAGCTGTTACGGGTGTTTCGGGTTCTGGTAAGAGTTCTTTAGTCAATTCTATTTTGAAAAAGACATTATCTCGTGATTTAAATCGTTCAAAACAAAAACCGGGGAAATACAAATCGTTAGAAGGTCATAAAGGATTAGAAAAAGTTATTGATATTGACCAAAGTCCAATAGGGCGTACACCTCGAAGCAACCCAGCAACGTATACAAGTGTATTTGATGATATGCGCGATTTATTTGCTCAAACAAATGAAGCTAAAATAAGAGGGTACAAAAAAGGGCGGTTTAGTTTCAATGTGAAAGGCGGACGTTGTGAAGCATGTAGAGGAGATGGGATTTTAAAAATCGAAATGCATTTCCTTCCTGATGTCTACGTACCGTGTGAAATTTGTCATGGGACACGTTACAATTCAGAAACATTAGAGGTCAGATACAAAGGGAAAAATATCTCTGAGGTGCTGAACATGACAATAGAAGAAGCGGTTGTCTTTTTTGAAAATGTTCCTAAAATTCGTAAAAAATTACAAACAATCATCGATGTTGGATTGGGATATGTAACTCTTGGGCAACCGGCTACTACACTATCAGGTGGGGAAGCGCAACGAATGAAGTTGGCTAGTGAACTGCGTAAAAGTTCAAATGGAGATAACTTCTATATCTTAGATGAGCCTACTACAGGATTGCATACAGATGATATTGCGCGACTATTAGTGGTACTAAATAGATTAGTTGAAGCTGGCAACACCGTTTTAGTCATTGAACATAATTTGGATGTGATTAAAACAGCGGACTATGTGATCGATTTAGGACCAGAAGGTGGAGCTGGCGGAGGTACGATTATCGCTACTGGAACCCCAGAGGAAGTTGCTAAGGTCAAGAAAAGCTTCACTGGACAATACTTGAATGAAATTTTGAAAAGAGATAAAAAACGCGAAAAAATGATTGAACAGTCAATTGGAAATTAA
- the pstB gene encoding phosphate ABC transporter ATP-binding protein PstB, which translates to MPNQANLETNVLKMAPGAKIDLSTEDLHVWYGDNEAIKGVSLEFEENKITSLIGPSGCGKSTYLRSLNRMNDEIESARVTGKIMYEGIDVNASNIDVYEMRKNIGMVFQRPNPFSKSIYDNIAFALRRHGVKDKNTLDEAVETSLKQAALWDQVKDQLNKSALALSGGQQQRLCIARAIALKPNILLLDEPASALDPISTSQVEETLLQLKEDYSIIIVTHNMQQASRISDYTAFFYVGNVIEYDETRKVFTRPKIQATEDYVSGHFG; encoded by the coding sequence ATGCCCAATCAAGCTAACTTAGAGACAAATGTTTTAAAAATGGCCCCCGGTGCGAAGATTGATTTGTCTACCGAAGATTTACATGTATGGTATGGAGATAATGAAGCAATCAAAGGTGTTTCGTTAGAATTTGAAGAAAATAAAATCACCTCTCTTATCGGACCAAGTGGATGTGGAAAATCAACTTACTTGCGTTCTTTAAACCGGATGAATGATGAAATCGAATCTGCTAGAGTAACAGGAAAAATCATGTACGAAGGCATTGATGTAAATGCTTCAAATATCGATGTATATGAAATGCGTAAAAATATTGGAATGGTATTTCAACGTCCTAACCCATTTAGTAAATCGATTTATGACAATATTGCCTTTGCTTTAAGACGACATGGAGTCAAAGATAAAAATACGTTAGATGAAGCAGTGGAAACCAGTTTAAAACAAGCCGCTTTATGGGATCAAGTGAAAGATCAATTAAATAAAAGTGCCTTGGCCTTATCTGGAGGACAACAACAACGTTTATGTATCGCAAGAGCAATTGCTCTTAAACCAAATATTTTATTATTAGATGAACCAGCAAGTGCATTGGATCCAATTTCTACTAGTCAAGTAGAAGAAACACTACTGCAATTGAAAGAAGATTATTCAATTATTATCGTTACTCACAATATGCAGCAAGCTTCAAGAATCAGTGATTATACAGCTTTCTTTTATGTTGGAAACGTGATTGAGTACGATGAAACGAGAAAAGTTTTTACTCGTCCAAAAATTCAAGCAACAGAAGATTATGTATCTGGTCATTTTGGGTAG
- the lgt gene encoding prolipoprotein diacylglyceryl transferase: MSNLLGAINPIAFSLGPLDVYWYGIIIAAAIFVAIFLSTREAEKRGIDGEHIVDMALWALPIAFIGARLYYVVFELDYYLQNPGEIIAIWNGGIAIYGGLIAGGLTVYWYTKKHGIPLWLMLDILAPSVLLAQAIGRWGNFMNQEAHGGEVTKSFLENLFLPEFIINQMEINGLYYQPTFLYESVWSLVGFVLIVILRNKKHLFRQGEVALSYVLWYSLGRFFIEGLRTDSLWIFDFIRVSQALSVVLFIGALSLWIYRRRDYPPVPYYLDGMNQPEKKQSK, encoded by the coding sequence ATGAGCAATCTGTTAGGAGCAATTAATCCAATTGCCTTTTCATTAGGACCTCTTGATGTATATTGGTACGGAATCATTATCGCTGCAGCTATATTTGTAGCAATTTTTTTAAGTACACGAGAGGCTGAAAAAAGAGGAATTGATGGAGAGCATATCGTGGATATGGCTCTTTGGGCGCTCCCGATAGCTTTCATTGGAGCACGTTTGTATTATGTAGTATTTGAATTAGACTATTATCTTCAAAATCCTGGTGAAATCATAGCAATTTGGAATGGTGGTATAGCGATTTATGGTGGCTTGATTGCGGGGGGATTAACTGTCTACTGGTACACAAAGAAACATGGGATTCCGCTTTGGTTAATGTTGGATATTTTAGCACCAAGCGTATTGCTAGCGCAAGCAATTGGACGTTGGGGCAATTTTATGAATCAAGAAGCTCATGGAGGAGAAGTAACAAAATCGTTTTTAGAAAATCTATTCTTGCCTGAATTTATTATTAATCAGATGGAAATTAACGGTCTGTACTACCAACCTACTTTTTTATATGAGTCTGTATGGAGTTTAGTTGGTTTTGTACTAATTGTTATCTTGCGAAATAAGAAACATTTATTTAGACAAGGTGAAGTGGCATTGAGTTATGTACTATGGTATTCTCTTGGACGTTTCTTTATTGAAGGTCTTAGGACAGATAGCTTATGGATTTTTGATTTTATTCGTGTGTCGCAAGCTTTATCTGTTGTTTTATTTATAGGAGCACTCAGCCTATGGATTTACAGAAGAAGAGATTACCCGCCTGTTCCGTATTATTTAGATGGAATGAACCAACCAGAAAAGAAACAGTCGAAATAA
- a CDS encoding phage holin family protein — protein MRFWQKIVVNALIFLALAGFLQNMFYVESVWVALGASLVLAILNMAIKPILFILSLPITLLTLGLFTIVINAAMLSLTAAIVGSGFEFSSFGATMLVAILMSLVNMLLNSQIRQPK, from the coding sequence GTGAGATTCTGGCAAAAAATTGTTGTTAATGCCTTGATTTTCTTAGCCTTAGCTGGTTTTTTGCAAAATATGTTCTACGTGGAAAGCGTATGGGTAGCGTTAGGAGCAAGTCTTGTCTTGGCCATTTTGAATATGGCTATAAAGCCGATATTGTTTATCCTATCCTTACCTATTACTCTTTTAACTCTTGGACTATTCACTATCGTTATTAATGCAGCCATGTTGAGTTTGACCGCTGCAATTGTAGGTAGCGGATTTGAATTTTCATCATTTGGAGCAACGATGCTTGTTGCTATCTTGATGTCGCTAGTCAATATGTTATTAAATAGTCAAATAAGACAACCTAAGTGA
- a CDS encoding PspC domain-containing protein: MKKLTKSRDNKMVSGVLAGIAEYFGFDPTMLRIIYGAATLIGVGSPFILYIVLAIVIPEAPRTNNSENTGTYGFKPGNNRPEKKEPRKEAEKVKEEDWSDF; this comes from the coding sequence ATGAAAAAATTGACTAAATCAAGAGACAATAAAATGGTGAGCGGTGTCTTAGCTGGTATCGCAGAATATTTCGGCTTTGATCCAACAATGCTCCGTATTATTTATGGAGCAGCTACTTTAATCGGAGTCGGTTCGCCGTTTATTCTGTACATCGTGCTAGCTATTGTGATTCCAGAAGCTCCTAGAACGAATAATTCAGAAAATACAGGTACGTATGGATTCAAACCAGGAAATAATCGACCAGAAAAAAAAGAACCACGTAAAGAAGCTGAGAAAGTTAAAGAGGAAGACTGGAGTGACTTTTAG
- the liaX gene encoding daptomycin-sensing surface protein LiaX produces the protein MKQRERILELVKQGIISTEEALVLLENAAKKEGKEAIKKEQAHTQEKTDTPPKPETPFFNEETETDSEFLKSEETSQDEAFSAEEQKDREQLEKILESLSNEASSYSAELDEKNLEIATLKAKLKMVKEKLMVLETKEDLDELHPEKAPEMNQMKNEITELEVQLKDLEEDKGELENQLRTVKRKQWGTQKKQISEKFEIPEDWKETANETLNQVTGKVVDTGNQFGKFMKETFSTVMENMDWKDVNVRVPGLASTKFTHEFNYPESTASILDVKVANGNVLFKNWDSQDIKVEADVKIYGKLDTATPLEAFEKRSTVEVTDEKMVFHVPNKRIRCDLVFYLPERVYDHTAINLLNGNVKFEDFEGKDFYVKCTNGNVFFQNLTATMLETDGVNGTVTVLDSTVRDLMVKSVNGGIVAQGKIKSGNLSTVNGTVKVTLEGEDLTRMAASSVNGSVKVSFPKQYSIEGEAKSNLGTIQNRVGNLETIKERKDRTSQLLEFRRIADTQLLVLKLETTTGNILLKEADELV, from the coding sequence ATGAAACAAAGAGAAAGAATACTCGAACTAGTTAAACAAGGGATCATCTCTACTGAAGAAGCCTTAGTTTTACTAGAAAATGCAGCAAAAAAAGAAGGTAAAGAAGCAATTAAAAAAGAACAAGCTCATACGCAAGAGAAAACAGATACACCACCTAAACCTGAAACACCATTTTTTAATGAAGAAACAGAAACTGATTCAGAGTTCTTAAAATCAGAAGAAACTAGTCAAGATGAAGCGTTTTCTGCTGAAGAGCAAAAGGATCGTGAGCAGCTTGAAAAGATATTAGAAAGTTTATCTAATGAAGCATCGTCTTATTCTGCTGAATTAGATGAAAAGAATCTGGAAATTGCTACACTTAAAGCTAAACTTAAAATGGTAAAAGAAAAATTAATGGTACTTGAAACCAAAGAAGATTTAGATGAATTACATCCTGAAAAAGCTCCTGAAATGAATCAAATGAAAAATGAAATCACTGAATTAGAAGTTCAACTGAAAGATTTAGAAGAAGACAAAGGTGAATTAGAAAATCAATTGAGAACTGTAAAAAGAAAACAATGGGGTACTCAAAAGAAACAAATTTCAGAAAAATTTGAGATACCAGAAGATTGGAAAGAAACAGCCAATGAAACATTGAATCAAGTAACAGGAAAAGTAGTGGATACTGGAAATCAATTTGGTAAGTTCATGAAAGAAACGTTCTCCACAGTGATGGAAAATATGGACTGGAAAGACGTTAATGTTCGTGTACCAGGTTTAGCTTCAACAAAATTCACACATGAGTTTAATTATCCTGAAAGTACAGCATCTATTTTAGATGTAAAAGTTGCAAACGGAAATGTACTATTTAAAAACTGGGACAGCCAAGATATCAAAGTTGAAGCTGATGTTAAAATTTATGGTAAATTAGACACTGCAACACCATTAGAAGCATTTGAAAAACGTAGCACGGTGGAAGTGACTGATGAAAAAATGGTATTCCATGTTCCTAACAAACGGATACGTTGTGACTTAGTATTCTACCTTCCTGAAAGAGTATACGATCATACCGCAATCAATCTTTTGAATGGAAATGTGAAATTTGAAGATTTTGAAGGAAAAGATTTCTATGTTAAATGTACAAATGGCAATGTATTTTTCCAAAATCTAACGGCTACCATGTTAGAAACTGATGGTGTTAATGGTACCGTTACAGTATTAGATAGCACAGTAAGAGATCTGATGGTGAAAAGTGTTAATGGCGGAATCGTTGCACAGGGTAAAATTAAGAGTGGAAATCTTTCAACGGTTAATGGTACTGTAAAAGTTACATTAGAAGGTGAAGATTTAACACGTATGGCAGCTTCTTCTGTTAATGGAAGTGTAAAAGTTTCTTTTCCTAAACAGTATAGTATAGAAGGCGAAGCAAAAAGTAATTTAGGAACGATTCAAAATAGAGTTGGGAATCTTGAAACTATTAAGGAAAGAAAAGATCGTACAAGTCAACTTCTAGAGTTTAGAAGAATAGCGGATACGCAACTATTAGTGTTGAAATTAGAAACAACAACAGGTAATATTTTATTAAAAGAAGCAGATGAACTAGTTTGA
- a CDS encoding HD domain-containing protein, producing the protein MGMHQYIKSLSDLENIFRCPGKFKYEDHSVAAHSFKVTQIAQFLGTVEEQAGNEINWRALYEKALNHDYTELFIGDIKTPVKYATPELRGMLADVEDSMTDNFIKKEIPKEFQAAYFERLKEGKDETLEGQILSVSDKVDLLYESFGEIQKGNPERVFTEIYEESLKTILEFRHLTSAHYFLKEVLPDLLSGNFTNQDQLQKITQRIVNDSLSD; encoded by the coding sequence ATGGGAATGCATCAATACATTAAAAGCTTGAGTGATTTAGAAAACATCTTTCGCTGTCCTGGAAAGTTTAAATACGAAGATCACTCTGTCGCAGCTCATTCGTTTAAAGTTACTCAAATTGCACAGTTTCTAGGAACTGTAGAAGAACAAGCAGGCAATGAAATCAATTGGAGAGCACTATATGAAAAAGCGCTCAATCATGACTATACAGAACTTTTCATAGGAGATATTAAAACGCCTGTTAAATATGCGACACCTGAATTAAGAGGAATGTTAGCAGATGTTGAAGATTCAATGACGGACAACTTCATAAAAAAAGAAATTCCAAAAGAATTCCAAGCTGCGTATTTTGAACGATTAAAAGAAGGAAAAGATGAAACTTTAGAAGGTCAAATTTTATCTGTTTCAGACAAAGTTGATCTACTTTATGAATCTTTTGGGGAAATTCAAAAGGGAAATCCGGAACGAGTTTTTACTGAAATTTATGAAGAATCTTTAAAAACAATTTTAGAATTCAGACATTTGACGAGCGCGCATTACTTTTTGAAAGAAGTGCTACCTGATTTATTAAGTGGGAATTTTACGAATCAAGATCAATTACAAAAAATAACGCAACGAATTGTTAATGACTCATTAAGTGACTAA
- the hprK gene encoding HPr(Ser) kinase/phosphatase, with protein MTKSVTVKQLVDSLKLEVHNGEEFLDRKILTDDISRPGLELTGYFNYYPQERIQLFGRTEISFSEQMTSDERLIVMRRMCQPDTPAFLISRGLTPPKELVQATTEKSIPLLLSPQSTTRLSSNVTNFLEAELAERIAMHGVLVDIYGMGVMITGDSGVGKSETALELIKRGHRLVADDRIELYVIDDKKIVGEPPEILSHLMEIRGIGIIDVVNLFGVGSIRLSKVVNLVVNLELWDKEKTYDRLGSGDEKQRILNVDVPKISIPVRTGRNLAIIIESAAMNTRAKIMGYNATETFERNLEKLIKKNSTEQ; from the coding sequence ATGACCAAAAGTGTAACTGTAAAACAATTAGTAGACTCTCTGAAGTTAGAAGTACATAACGGAGAGGAATTTCTTGATCGCAAAATTTTAACAGATGATATTTCACGACCTGGTCTTGAACTTACTGGTTATTTTAATTATTATCCTCAAGAACGGATACAATTATTCGGTAGAACGGAAATTTCTTTTTCTGAGCAAATGACTAGTGATGAACGGTTAATTGTGATGCGAAGAATGTGTCAGCCAGATACACCTGCATTTCTTATTTCAAGAGGACTAACTCCTCCGAAAGAGTTGGTACAAGCAACAACTGAAAAAAGCATTCCTTTACTCTTATCTCCACAATCAACTACGCGTTTATCTAGCAATGTAACGAATTTCTTAGAAGCTGAATTAGCTGAACGTATTGCTATGCATGGTGTGCTAGTAGATATTTATGGAATGGGTGTTATGATCACTGGAGATAGTGGAGTAGGTAAAAGTGAAACGGCTTTGGAATTAATTAAAAGAGGACACCGACTTGTAGCCGATGACCGCATTGAGTTGTATGTAATCGATGATAAAAAAATCGTAGGAGAGCCACCTGAAATTTTAAGTCATTTAATGGAGATTCGTGGAATAGGTATTATAGATGTCGTCAATCTATTTGGGGTTGGATCAATCCGTTTAAGTAAAGTGGTTAATTTAGTGGTTAATTTAGAACTTTGGGATAAAGAAAAAACGTATGATCGATTAGGTAGTGGAGATGAAAAACAACGTATTTTAAATGTTGATGTACCCAAAATTTCGATTCCAGTTAGAACGGGACGTAATTTGGCAATCATTATTGAAAGTGCAGCGATGAATACCAGAGCAAAAATCATGGGGTACAATGCTACTGAAACATTCGAACGCAATTTAGAAAAATTAATCAAAAAAAATTCAACTGAACAGTAA
- the phoU gene encoding phosphate signaling complex protein PhoU, with protein MRRVFEEELNDLHVHFFEMGKMVNEAIYKSVKAFVNHDKELAQEVIVGDLEINRHEVELEKQCFEMIALQQPVTTDLRKIVTVMKACADLERMGDHAVSIAKSTIRVKGNKRIYEVEAEIAEMSEKVKVMVQGVLDAYVNFDAEKAEKVALSDRSVDKDAKRIHHDCIEHMKADSDIVLGGTDYMLVAGYLERIGDYVTNISEWIVYLDTGKVVELNTHNKSTPIN; from the coding sequence GTGAGACGAGTATTTGAAGAGGAACTAAATGATTTACACGTTCATTTTTTTGAAATGGGAAAAATGGTTAATGAAGCAATCTATAAATCAGTAAAAGCCTTTGTAAATCATGATAAAGAGCTTGCTCAAGAAGTGATTGTCGGAGACTTAGAAATTAACAGACACGAAGTTGAGTTAGAGAAACAATGTTTTGAAATGATTGCATTACAACAACCGGTTACAACAGACTTAAGAAAAATTGTAACGGTTATGAAAGCTTGTGCGGATCTTGAAAGAATGGGTGATCATGCGGTCAGTATTGCAAAATCTACTATTCGAGTAAAAGGAAATAAACGCATTTATGAAGTTGAAGCAGAGATTGCTGAAATGTCTGAAAAAGTCAAAGTGATGGTTCAAGGCGTTTTAGATGCATATGTAAATTTTGATGCAGAAAAAGCTGAAAAAGTAGCTTTAAGTGATCGATCAGTAGATAAAGATGCAAAAAGAATTCATCATGACTGTATTGAACACATGAAAGCTGATTCAGATATTGTATTAGGAGGAACAGACTATATGCTGGTTGCTGGATACCTAGAACGAATTGGGGATTATGTAACAAACATCTCTGAGTGGATCGTTTATTTGGATACTGGTAAAGTAGTTGAATTAAATACTCATAACAAAAGTACTCCTATAAACTAA
- the pstB gene encoding phosphate ABC transporter ATP-binding protein PstB, with the protein MSNEKFIIESKDVHLYYGNNEALKGVSLDFKPREITALIGPSGCGKSTFLRTLNRMNDLIPNVTITGNVTFENKQIYSPKMDTVELRKKVGMVFQQPNPFPFSIYENVAYGLKIAGMKDKAKIDAIVEESLKKAAVWEDVKDKLHKSALSLSGGQQQRVCIARVLAIEPSVILLDEPTSALDPISSAKIENMLLELKKDYTMIIVTHNMQQASRISDNTAFFLNGHLIEHGETRQIFTSPKEKETEDYISGRFG; encoded by the coding sequence GTGAGTAATGAAAAATTTATTATTGAATCTAAAGATGTTCATTTATACTATGGAAATAACGAGGCGCTAAAGGGCGTTTCCTTAGACTTTAAGCCACGAGAAATTACTGCCTTAATTGGTCCAAGTGGTTGTGGGAAATCTACTTTTCTAAGAACCTTAAATCGGATGAATGATTTAATTCCGAATGTGACGATCACAGGTAATGTAACATTTGAAAATAAACAGATTTACAGTCCTAAAATGGATACTGTCGAACTAAGAAAAAAAGTAGGAATGGTATTTCAACAACCGAATCCTTTTCCTTTTTCAATCTATGAAAATGTTGCTTACGGTTTGAAAATCGCAGGGATGAAAGACAAAGCTAAGATAGATGCTATTGTAGAAGAAAGCCTGAAAAAAGCAGCAGTTTGGGAAGACGTTAAAGATAAATTGCATAAAAGTGCTCTTTCACTTTCAGGTGGACAACAGCAACGGGTTTGTATTGCACGAGTATTAGCAATTGAACCATCTGTGATTCTATTGGATGAGCCGACAAGTGCTCTAGATCCTATCTCAAGCGCAAAAATTGAAAACATGCTATTAGAACTAAAAAAAGATTATACCATGATAATTGTTACCCATAACATGCAACAAGCATCAAGAATATCTGATAATACAGCATTTTTCTTAAATGGACACTTGATTGAGCATGGGGAAACAAGACAAATTTTTACAAGTCCTAAAGAAAAAGAAACAGAAGACTATATTTCTGGACGTTTTGGGTAA